A region from the Agrobacterium cucumeris genome encodes:
- a CDS encoding inorganic phosphate transporter has protein sequence MAIKPPSNMKPTLDKDLDKITRVEEATLHVTQQLAGLGAGFMFVVLAAIFAGAFVTGTDGSVIIIAAVAIGAYMAINIGANDVTNNVGPAVGAKALPLAAALIIAAICEIAGALITGGNVVETISSGIINVQTIPDRTAFSWAMLSALLAAGLLVNLSTWTKAPISTTHTVVGGVAGAGMAAYGIGAVDWLSLGSIAFAWVLAPFISAAIAILILAFIKECIIYREDKIEAARLWVPVLIGLMAGVFAAYLIWVGLRQLMHVSLGHASLIGLVTGLVAWRLCVPIIRKQSQGLENRNQSLRTLFQWPLVLAAGLMSFAHGANDVSNAIGPVVAIVRALHNEAVETSARAPLWVMLVGAFGLSFGILLYGPRLIRLVGEQITKLNPMRAFCVSVATALTVLVASRFGLPVSTTHTAIGAVFGVGFFREWYTQSSRRRQELVNAGTGDIRRTARFADNPSEVRRRYLVRRSHFMTIIAAWLVTVPASATLAALLYWLMSSIFL, from the coding sequence TTGGCAATAAAGCCACCATCGAACATGAAACCGACGCTCGACAAGGATCTCGACAAGATCACCCGTGTCGAAGAGGCGACGCTGCACGTCACGCAGCAGCTTGCCGGCCTTGGCGCTGGGTTCATGTTCGTTGTCCTGGCGGCGATATTTGCCGGTGCCTTCGTCACAGGCACCGACGGCTCGGTCATCATCATCGCCGCCGTCGCCATTGGCGCCTATATGGCGATCAATATCGGCGCGAACGACGTAACGAACAATGTCGGCCCGGCGGTTGGCGCCAAGGCCCTGCCGCTTGCCGCAGCACTCATCATTGCCGCCATCTGCGAGATCGCCGGTGCCCTCATCACCGGCGGCAATGTGGTCGAAACCATTTCCAGCGGGATCATCAACGTCCAGACCATTCCCGACAGGACCGCATTTTCCTGGGCGATGCTGTCGGCACTTCTCGCCGCCGGCCTTCTCGTCAATCTTTCCACCTGGACCAAAGCGCCGATTTCCACCACCCATACGGTGGTTGGCGGCGTTGCGGGTGCGGGCATGGCCGCGTATGGCATCGGTGCAGTCGACTGGCTGTCGCTCGGCAGCATTGCCTTCGCATGGGTGCTGGCACCCTTCATCAGTGCCGCCATCGCCATCCTCATCCTTGCCTTCATCAAGGAATGCATCATCTACCGCGAGGACAAGATCGAAGCCGCGCGGCTGTGGGTGCCTGTTCTTATCGGCCTGATGGCGGGGGTTTTTGCGGCCTATCTCATCTGGGTGGGGCTGCGGCAGCTCATGCATGTGTCATTGGGCCATGCCAGCCTCATCGGGCTCGTGACCGGCCTCGTTGCCTGGCGTCTCTGCGTGCCGATCATCCGCAAACAATCGCAAGGGCTGGAGAACCGCAACCAGTCGCTGCGAACGCTGTTCCAATGGCCGCTCGTGCTCGCCGCGGGATTGATGTCCTTCGCGCACGGGGCAAATGACGTTTCCAACGCCATCGGCCCGGTGGTGGCCATCGTGCGGGCATTGCACAACGAAGCGGTGGAGACGTCCGCCCGCGCACCACTCTGGGTGATGCTGGTCGGCGCATTCGGCCTTTCCTTCGGTATTTTGCTTTATGGCCCGCGCCTCATCCGCCTTGTCGGTGAGCAGATCACCAAGCTTAATCCCATGCGCGCCTTTTGTGTTTCCGTGGCCACCGCGCTCACCGTTCTTGTCGCCTCACGCTTCGGCCTGCCGGTCAGCACTACCCATACGGCAATCGGCGCGGTATTCGGCGTCGGTTTCTTCCGTGAATGGTACACACAGTCATCGCGCCGGCGGCAGGAACTCGTCAATGCGGGCACCGGGGATATCCGCCGGACCGCACGGTTTGCCGACAATCCTTCCGAGGTGCGCCGCCGCTACCTTGTCCGTCGTTCCCACTTCATGACGATCATCGCTGCCTGGCTGGTCACCGTTCCCGCAAGCGCCACGCTTGCGGCGCTGCTGTACTGGCTGATGTCTTCCATCTTTCTGTGA
- a CDS encoding NUDIX hydrolase gives MLRRPPRQQYAALCYRLSKKHPEPEVLLLTSRDTGRWVIPKGWPMGGKKAHAVAEQEAYEEAGVKGTVEKAPFGFYEYEKKLNSGVNVPCRVQVHLLEVSEMQESFPERDSRKLEWVTPQEANRRVNEPELKALMLAFDKRMAHSK, from the coding sequence ATGTTGCGCAGACCGCCGCGACAGCAATATGCGGCGCTGTGCTATCGATTGTCCAAAAAACATCCGGAGCCGGAAGTTCTGCTGTTGACCAGCAGGGATACGGGACGATGGGTCATTCCCAAGGGCTGGCCGATGGGCGGCAAGAAGGCCCATGCGGTGGCCGAACAGGAAGCCTATGAAGAAGCCGGTGTCAAAGGCACGGTAGAGAAGGCTCCCTTCGGCTTTTATGAATATGAGAAAAAACTGAACAGCGGCGTCAACGTGCCGTGCAGGGTTCAGGTGCATCTGCTCGAAGTCTCGGAAATGCAGGAGAGCTTTCCCGAAAGAGACTCCAGAAAGCTGGAATGGGTCACTCCACAGGAAGCAAACAGGCGGGTTAATGAGCCGGAACTGAAGGCGCTGATGCTCGCTTTCGACAAGCGGATGGCGCATTCGAAATAG
- a CDS encoding HAD-IIB family hydrolase, translated as MRPLRLFSTDLDGTVVGNNDATRRFRDFWQSLPDEYRPVLVFNSGRLVDDQLALLEEVPLPPPDYIIGGVGTMLHAKERSELESAYRHSLGTGFDPKRIADVMGRIADVTMQEEQYQHGLKSSWFLHDADEKALADIENALLAADIDARIVYSSGRDLDILPKAADKGAALAWLCGQLHIGLDESVVAGDTGNDRAMFELNDVRGVIVGNALPELVSLANRNSRFYLSGATEADGVMEGLRHWGLDAGQRNSGRNR; from the coding sequence TTGAGACCACTTCGCCTTTTTTCCACCGATCTCGACGGAACCGTTGTCGGCAACAACGATGCCACGCGCCGGTTCCGCGATTTCTGGCAATCATTGCCGGACGAGTATCGTCCGGTTCTGGTCTTTAACAGCGGCAGGCTGGTCGATGACCAGCTTGCGCTGTTGGAAGAGGTGCCGCTGCCACCGCCCGATTATATCATCGGCGGTGTTGGAACCATGCTGCATGCCAAGGAGCGCAGCGAACTGGAAAGCGCTTACAGGCACTCACTCGGCACCGGCTTCGATCCGAAGCGGATTGCCGATGTCATGGGCCGCATAGCCGATGTGACGATGCAGGAAGAGCAATATCAGCATGGCCTCAAATCCAGCTGGTTCCTGCATGATGCCGATGAAAAGGCGCTTGCCGATATTGAAAACGCGCTGCTGGCGGCTGATATCGATGCCCGCATCGTTTATTCCAGCGGTCGCGACCTCGACATATTGCCAAAGGCCGCCGACAAGGGTGCCGCACTGGCATGGTTATGTGGACAACTGCATATCGGTCTCGACGAATCGGTCGTTGCGGGCGATACTGGCAATGATCGAGCGATGTTCGAGTTAAATGACGTTCGCGGTGTGATCGTTGGCAATGCCTTGCCGGAACTTGTTTCCCTGGCAAACCGCAATAGCCGGTTTTACCTCTCGGGCGCGACTGAAGCGGATGGTGTGATGGAAGGCCTCCGACATTGGGGACTGGATGCGGGCCAGCGCAATTCCGGCCGCAACCGTTGA
- a CDS encoding glycosyltransferase family 4 protein, producing the protein MGPMTTTSETERYPRIALISTHGYVAAHPPLGAADTGGQVVYVLELARKLGQLGYTVDLYTRRFEDQPEFDEVDERVRVVRIPCGGRDFIPKEYLHRHLMEWCENALRFIKKNDLNYSFINSHYWDAGVAGQRLSEALKIPHLHTPHSLGIWKKRQMETDYPEKADTFELEFNFKERIQHELIIYRSCDMVIATTPVQLDVLIEDYGQKRKHIHMIPPGYDDNRFFPVSDATRQMIRQRFGFEGKVVLALGRLATNKGYDLLIDGFSVLAEREPEARLHLAVGGENMDEQETTILNQLKDRVKALGLEDKVAFSGYVADEDLPDIYRAADLFVLSSRYEPFGMTAIEAMASGTPTVVTIHGGLFRAVSYGRHALFADPFDKEDLGITMMKPFKHERLYGRLSRMGAHKARSLFTWTGIAQQLLALVEGRTMMPVLEEADWAEPWNDGD; encoded by the coding sequence ATGGGACCCATGACAACCACGAGCGAAACTGAACGCTATCCGCGGATAGCTCTCATATCGACGCATGGCTATGTCGCCGCGCACCCGCCACTGGGCGCTGCCGACACCGGTGGACAGGTGGTTTATGTGCTTGAGCTTGCACGCAAACTCGGCCAGCTCGGTTATACTGTCGATCTTTATACCCGCCGCTTCGAAGACCAGCCGGAATTCGACGAGGTTGACGAGCGCGTCCGTGTGGTGCGCATTCCCTGTGGCGGGCGCGATTTCATTCCCAAGGAATATCTGCATCGCCACCTGATGGAATGGTGCGAAAACGCACTGCGTTTCATCAAGAAAAACGACCTCAATTACTCCTTCATCAACAGCCATTACTGGGATGCGGGCGTGGCCGGGCAGCGACTGTCCGAAGCGCTGAAAATCCCGCATCTGCACACACCGCATTCGCTCGGCATCTGGAAGAAACGCCAGATGGAGACCGACTATCCGGAAAAGGCCGATACGTTCGAACTGGAATTCAATTTCAAGGAGCGCATCCAGCACGAGCTGATCATCTATCGCAGCTGCGACATGGTGATTGCCACGACGCCGGTTCAGCTTGACGTGCTGATTGAAGATTACGGGCAAAAGCGCAAACACATCCACATGATCCCGCCGGGTTATGACGACAACCGCTTCTTCCCGGTTTCGGATGCGACGCGGCAGATGATCCGCCAGCGTTTCGGTTTCGAGGGCAAGGTGGTGCTGGCGCTGGGGCGGCTGGCCACCAACAAGGGTTACGACCTTTTGATCGACGGCTTTTCCGTCCTTGCCGAGCGCGAACCGGAAGCCCGCCTGCATCTGGCCGTCGGCGGCGAGAACATGGACGAACAGGAAACCACCATTCTCAACCAGCTGAAGGACCGCGTGAAAGCGCTTGGACTGGAAGACAAGGTGGCGTTTTCCGGATACGTCGCGGATGAGGACCTGCCGGATATCTACCGCGCCGCCGATCTTTTCGTGCTTTCCAGCCGTTACGAACCTTTCGGCATGACGGCGATCGAAGCGATGGCCAGCGGCACGCCGACCGTCGTTACCATCCATGGCGGGCTATTCCGGGCTGTGAGCTATGGCCGCCATGCATTGTTTGCCGATCCTTTCGACAAGGAAGACCTCGGCATTACCATGATGAAACCCTTCAAGCATGAGCGGCTTTACGGGCGGCTTTCGCGCATGGGCGCGCACAAGGCGCGCAGCCTGTTCACCTGGACGGGCATTGCCCAGCAATTGCTGGCGCTTGTTGAAGGCAGGACCATGATGCCGGTTCTCGAAGAGGCGGACTGGGCCGAACCGTGGAATGACGGCGATTGA
- a CDS encoding FadR/GntR family transcriptional regulator yields the protein MDETLFARIEHSRTSQEVILRFEELILDGILRDGDRLPGERELAQKLDVSRPILREALKELETRGLLVSRHGGGTFVADIVGPVFSDPLSALITRHSRATRDFLEYRRYIEGMTAELAAQRATEPDRRNLAAIVDRMREAHEAGRFDDELSGDVEFHNAIGEAAHNIVLMHTLRSCYRLLSDDIFYNRHLIFTVAGAHDEVLRQHIAIHDAIASGYPAAARAAAEAHIDFIVETTSRAHQAREWDRISRLRQQQRSV from the coding sequence ATGGATGAAACGCTTTTTGCGCGCATCGAGCACAGCCGCACATCGCAGGAGGTGATCCTACGCTTCGAGGAACTGATCCTCGACGGCATATTGCGGGATGGCGACCGCCTGCCCGGCGAGCGTGAACTGGCGCAAAAGCTGGACGTCTCGCGGCCGATCCTTCGGGAAGCACTGAAGGAGCTTGAAACCCGTGGCCTTCTCGTCAGCAGACATGGCGGCGGCACGTTCGTCGCGGATATTGTCGGCCCGGTGTTTTCCGACCCCCTGAGTGCGCTGATCACCCGCCACAGCCGGGCAACGCGGGATTTTCTCGAATATCGCCGTTATATCGAAGGCATGACCGCCGAACTTGCAGCGCAACGGGCGACAGAGCCGGACAGGCGCAACCTCGCCGCCATCGTCGACAGGATGCGGGAAGCCCATGAGGCCGGCCGTTTCGATGACGAGCTTTCCGGCGATGTGGAATTTCACAACGCCATTGGCGAGGCGGCGCATAATATCGTGCTGATGCACACGTTGCGGTCCTGCTACCGGCTTTTGAGCGACGACATCTTTTACAATCGCCATCTCATCTTCACCGTCGCGGGCGCCCATGACGAGGTGCTGAGACAGCATATCGCCATCCATGACGCCATCGCGAGCGGCTATCCGGCGGCGGCAAGGGCTGCGGCAGAGGCTCATATCGACTTCATCGTAGAGACGACATCCAGGGCGCATCAGGCGCGTGAATGGGACCGGATTTCCCGTTTGAGGCAGCAGCAGCGCAGCGTCTGA
- a CDS encoding DUF3422 family protein: protein MAKGRFAFASAPERSLALGEVHARPTVLLAPSRIIVQLAFMMDGGSAVHHSVIAEMSRSRGVAPPERDARHHAMPWGQGTLRWERHTEFSTWFWDGPAPEKFGGEIAGDPFGDGFSPPGSLISGVRLEIRPENGVASQAETIFEPTSLCHSDVRDGQAAILTDFRQDRDGLTQILVIDRGLTDYSRGALVQRLLDIETYRTLAMLGLPMAQTLSPEIRRIEDGLTGITQRMKNGARDEADALLAEMTRLAAELEANAALSLYRFGASRAYDGIVRERIRALAETPVQGHETMGSFLERRMAPAMRTCQSVEERQANLSRKLYRATALVRSWIDVELERQNTVLLNTMNKRAAMQLRLQQTVEGLSVAAISYYVVGLIGYLTKAISHDVLPLDPAVVTGISVPFAVLGVWWVVRRIRRSHAEGGH, encoded by the coding sequence ATGGCCAAGGGTAGATTTGCTTTCGCAAGCGCGCCGGAAAGATCGCTGGCGCTCGGGGAGGTTCATGCGCGGCCGACGGTGCTTCTCGCACCCTCGCGCATCATCGTCCAGCTCGCCTTCATGATGGATGGCGGTTCGGCCGTGCATCACTCGGTCATCGCGGAAATGTCGCGCAGCCGCGGTGTTGCGCCGCCGGAACGCGATGCCCGCCACCATGCCATGCCCTGGGGGCAGGGGACCTTGCGCTGGGAGCGGCATACCGAATTTTCGACCTGGTTCTGGGATGGCCCCGCGCCGGAAAAATTCGGCGGCGAGATTGCCGGCGATCCCTTCGGCGACGGCTTTTCGCCGCCCGGCTCGCTGATCTCGGGCGTGCGGCTTGAAATCCGTCCGGAAAACGGCGTGGCGTCTCAGGCAGAGACGATCTTCGAGCCGACCAGCCTCTGTCACAGCGACGTGCGCGACGGTCAGGCGGCGATCCTCACCGATTTCCGGCAGGATCGCGACGGGCTGACGCAGATATTGGTGATCGACCGGGGCCTCACCGATTACAGCCGTGGCGCGCTGGTGCAGCGGCTTCTCGATATCGAGACCTATCGCACCCTTGCCATGCTCGGCTTGCCGATGGCGCAGACGCTTTCGCCCGAAATCCGCCGCATCGAGGATGGCCTGACCGGTATCACCCAGCGCATGAAAAACGGCGCGCGCGACGAGGCGGACGCGCTGCTGGCGGAAATGACCCGGCTTGCGGCGGAACTGGAAGCCAATGCCGCGCTCAGCCTCTATCGTTTCGGCGCCAGCCGCGCCTATGACGGCATCGTGCGCGAACGCATCCGGGCGCTTGCGGAAACCCCGGTGCAGGGCCACGAGACCATGGGCAGCTTTCTGGAACGGCGCATGGCGCCGGCCATGCGCACGTGCCAGTCGGTGGAGGAGCGGCAGGCCAATCTGTCGCGCAAGCTCTATCGCGCTACGGCGCTCGTCCGAAGCTGGATCGATGTGGAACTGGAACGGCAGAATACGGTGTTGCTGAACACCATGAACAAGCGCGCCGCTATGCAGCTTCGCCTGCAGCAGACGGTCGAAGGCCTCTCGGTCGCCGCCATTTCCTATTATGTCGTCGGCCTCATCGGTTATCTCACCAAGGCGATCAGCCATGATGTGCTGCCGCTCGACCCCGCCGTGGTCACCGGCATCTCCGTTCCCTTCGCGGTCCTCGGCGTCTGGTGGGTGGTGCGCCGCATCCGCCGCTCCCATGCCGAGGGCGGGCACTGA
- a CDS encoding LysR family transcriptional regulator: MTNLGDLEVFASVAASGSMSLAARELGYSPAVISKRIKRLEEKLGARLFQRTTRQISLTEAGQGFYERVLAVLEGLEEAEDFVSGRANTVNGTLKVSAPTSFGRMHIAPHLKGFMERHPDLSVNLVLSDEFIDIIEGGYDLAIRIADLNSSSLVARRLAPVRRVLCASANYVAAHGMPATIEDLKKHRCLPAHNNDVWRLEGPGGALSIRPEGMLVTNSSEVIREAVISGLGIALRSTWDIGHELRAGKLVQVLPGYEGSRNVTLSAVYPSRQFLPAKVRLFIDYLAGLYGPSPYWEQG, from the coding sequence ATGACGAATCTCGGCGATCTGGAAGTCTTCGCAAGCGTTGCCGCTTCCGGCAGCATGTCGCTGGCCGCAAGGGAGCTTGGTTATTCGCCCGCCGTCATTTCCAAGCGCATCAAGCGGCTGGAAGAAAAGCTCGGGGCGCGGCTTTTTCAGCGCACCACGCGGCAAATCTCGCTGACCGAAGCGGGGCAGGGTTTTTATGAGCGTGTACTGGCCGTGCTGGAAGGGCTGGAGGAGGCCGAGGATTTCGTGTCCGGCCGCGCCAATACGGTCAACGGCACGCTGAAGGTTTCCGCGCCGACCTCCTTCGGGCGCATGCATATCGCGCCGCATCTGAAGGGTTTCATGGAGCGGCATCCTGATCTTTCGGTCAATCTAGTGCTGAGCGACGAATTCATCGACATCATCGAGGGTGGTTACGATCTGGCCATCCGTATCGCCGATCTGAATTCCTCCAGCCTCGTGGCCCGCAGGCTGGCGCCGGTGCGCCGGGTGCTCTGCGCCTCGGCGAATTATGTGGCCGCGCACGGCATGCCTGCAACAATCGAGGATCTGAAGAAGCACCGCTGCCTGCCGGCACATAATAATGATGTATGGCGACTGGAAGGACCGGGCGGCGCGCTCAGTATTCGCCCGGAAGGCATGCTGGTCACCAATTCCAGCGAGGTGATCCGCGAGGCGGTGATTTCAGGACTTGGCATTGCACTGCGTTCCACCTGGGATATCGGCCATGAATTGCGCGCCGGCAAACTGGTACAGGTTCTCCCTGGCTATGAAGGGTCGCGAAACGTCACTCTCTCGGCGGTTTATCCGAGCCGGCAGTTCCTGCCTGCGAAGGTTCGACTGTTCATCGACTATCTGGCCGGGCTCTATGGGCCTTCACCCTATTGGGAGCAGGGTTGA